A genomic region of Mitsuaria sp. 7 contains the following coding sequences:
- the hprK gene encoding HPr(Ser) kinase/phosphatase, with protein MKATSISADRLFEEHREALRWEWIAGHAHPERRFDEAALRDAQSAADLVGYLNYIHPYRVQIVGRREVGYLSQASGDVLDRRIARIVTLEPPVIIVADDQVPPDRLVAMCDRAEIPLFTTAESAGHVIDLVRAYLAHVCANRTTRHGVFMDILGLGVLLTGESGLGKSELGLELISRGHGLVADDAVDFFRIAQTAIEGRCPELLMNLLEVRGIGLLDIKAIFGETAVRRKMRLKLIVHLVRKETMERDFERLPYEPLYEDVLGMPVRKVVIAVDAGRNLAVLVEAAVRNTILQLRGIDTYREFVERHQRAIEQGLNDTN; from the coding sequence TTGAAAGCCACTTCCATCAGCGCGGACCGGTTGTTCGAGGAACACCGCGAGGCCTTGCGTTGGGAGTGGATCGCCGGACACGCGCATCCTGAGCGCCGTTTCGACGAAGCCGCGCTGCGCGACGCGCAGTCGGCCGCCGACCTTGTCGGCTACCTGAACTACATCCATCCCTACCGCGTCCAGATCGTGGGCCGGCGCGAGGTCGGTTACCTGAGCCAGGCCTCCGGTGACGTGCTGGATCGCCGCATCGCTCGCATCGTCACGCTGGAACCGCCGGTGATCATCGTCGCCGACGACCAGGTACCGCCGGACCGGCTGGTCGCGATGTGCGACCGCGCCGAGATCCCGCTCTTCACCACGGCGGAAAGCGCCGGCCATGTCATCGACCTGGTCCGCGCCTACCTCGCGCACGTCTGCGCCAACCGCACGACGCGGCATGGCGTGTTCATGGACATCCTGGGCCTGGGCGTACTGCTGACCGGCGAATCCGGCCTCGGCAAGAGCGAACTGGGCCTGGAACTGATCAGCCGCGGCCACGGTCTGGTGGCGGACGATGCGGTGGACTTCTTCCGCATCGCGCAGACCGCGATCGAAGGCCGCTGCCCCGAACTCCTGATGAATCTGCTGGAAGTCCGCGGCATCGGCCTGCTGGACATCAAGGCGATCTTCGGCGAGACGGCGGTGCGCCGGAAGATGCGGCTCAAGCTGATCGTGCACCTGGTCCGCAAGGAAACGATGGAGCGGGACTTCGAACGCCTGCCCTACGAGCCCTTGTACGAGGACGTGCTGGGCATGCCCGTGCGCAAGGTCGTGATCGCGGTGGACGCGGGCCGCAACCTGGCCGTGCTGGTCGAGGCCGCCGTGCGCAACACCATCCTGCAATTGCGCGGCATCGACACCTACCGCGAGTTCGTCGAGCGCCACCAGCGCGCGATCGAGCAGGGCCTCAACGACACGAACTGA
- the ptsN gene encoding PTS IIA-like nitrogen regulatory protein PtsN yields MNRLAAILPASNVLVDVDASSKKRVFEHAGLLFENNHSISRAAVTDNLFARERLGSTGLGHGVAIPHGRIKGLKNPLAAVLRVQQPIGFDAPDDEPVTLLIFLLVPEAATQRHLEILSEIAEMLSDRELRERLKTEPEAATVHRLIADWEPLKSVA; encoded by the coding sequence ATGAACCGTCTCGCCGCCATCCTTCCTGCCAGCAACGTGCTGGTCGATGTGGACGCTTCCAGCAAAAAGCGGGTCTTCGAACACGCGGGGCTGCTCTTCGAGAACAACCATTCGATTTCCCGCGCCGCGGTCACGGACAACCTGTTCGCCCGCGAACGCCTGGGCTCGACGGGCCTGGGTCACGGCGTCGCGATCCCGCATGGCCGGATCAAGGGCCTGAAGAATCCGCTGGCCGCCGTGCTGCGCGTGCAGCAGCCCATCGGCTTCGACGCGCCGGACGACGAGCCGGTCACGCTGCTGATCTTCCTGCTGGTGCCGGAAGCGGCCACGCAGAGACACCTCGAGATCCTGTCCGAGATCGCCGAGATGCTGTCCGACCGCGAACTGCGCGAGCGTCTCAAGACCGAGCCCGAAGCCGCGACGGTGCATCGCCTGATCGCCGACTGGGAGCCGCTGAAGTCGGTCGCCTGA
- the hpf gene encoding ribosome hibernation-promoting factor, HPF/YfiA family — protein sequence MNLTISGHHLEVTQALREYVLNKLSRVIRHFDQVVDINVLLTVEKQKEKDRRQRAEVTLHVKGREIFCEHSHEDLYAAIDELMDKLDRQVCRHKDRVQNHHHESAKRMDLSAG from the coding sequence ATGAACCTGACCATCAGCGGCCACCATCTCGAAGTGACACAGGCTCTGCGTGAGTACGTGCTGAACAAGTTGAGCCGGGTCATCCGGCACTTTGACCAGGTTGTGGACATCAACGTCCTGCTGACCGTGGAGAAGCAGAAGGAGAAGGATCGACGCCAACGCGCGGAAGTCACGTTGCATGTGAAGGGACGGGAGATCTTCTGCGAACACTCGCACGAGGACCTCTACGCGGCCATCGACGAGCTGATGGACAAGCTGGATCGGCAGGTCTGCCGCCACAAGGACCGTGTGCAGAACCATCATCATGAATCGGCCAAGCGCATGGACCTGAGCGCCGGGTGA
- the corA gene encoding magnesium/cobalt transporter CorA gives MLNVFTLDNGRLKGGMVQEEIATAAELLARTDDGRDPVWVDLESPTPEEKDWIRERFGLVIPEDIVDEDLEESARFYEEDNGELHIRSDFLIDDMEAPRNVRVAFILFNNVLFSVHNEDLPVFRLLRLRARRIPALIEDAKDVLLKLYDADAEYSADVLEGIYDNLEKVSARVLKKDVNDTEAGAVLAAIAREEDLNGRIRRNVMDTRRAVSFMMRSRMLNAEQFEESRQILRDIDSLDSHTAFLFDKINFLMDATVGFININQNKIIKIFSVASVALLPPTLIASVYGMNFDGMPELHWKYGYVFALGLMVASVTAPFIYFRRKGWLA, from the coding sequence ATGCTGAATGTTTTCACGCTGGACAACGGCCGCCTCAAGGGAGGCATGGTCCAGGAGGAGATCGCCACCGCCGCCGAGCTGCTCGCGCGCACGGACGACGGCCGTGACCCGGTCTGGGTCGATCTGGAATCGCCCACGCCGGAAGAGAAGGACTGGATCCGCGAACGCTTCGGGCTGGTGATCCCGGAGGACATCGTCGACGAAGACCTGGAAGAGTCGGCCCGCTTCTACGAGGAAGACAACGGCGAGCTGCACATCCGCTCCGACTTCCTGATCGACGACATGGAGGCGCCGCGCAATGTGCGCGTGGCCTTCATCCTGTTCAACAACGTGCTGTTCTCGGTCCACAACGAGGACCTGCCGGTCTTCCGCCTGCTGCGCCTGCGCGCGCGCCGCATCCCCGCGCTGATCGAGGACGCGAAGGACGTGCTGCTCAAGCTCTACGACGCCGACGCGGAGTACTCCGCCGACGTGCTCGAGGGCATCTACGACAACCTCGAGAAGGTCAGCGCGCGCGTGCTGAAGAAGGATGTCAACGACACCGAGGCCGGCGCGGTGCTCGCGGCGATCGCGCGCGAGGAAGACCTGAACGGCCGCATCCGGCGCAACGTGATGGACACGCGTCGCGCGGTCAGCTTCATGATGCGCAGCCGCATGCTGAACGCCGAGCAGTTCGAGGAGTCCCGGCAGATCCTGCGCGACATCGATTCGCTCGACTCGCACACGGCCTTCCTCTTCGACAAGATCAACTTCCTGATGGACGCCACGGTCGGCTTCATCAACATCAACCAGAACAAGATCATCAAGATCTTCTCGGTCGCGAGCGTCGCGCTGCTGCCGCCGACGCTGATCGCCAGCGTCTACGGCATGAACTTCGACGGCATGCCGGAGCTCCACTGGAAGTACGGCTACGTCTTCGCGCTGGGGTTGATGGTCGCGTCGGTCACCGCGCCCTTCATCTACTTCCGCCGCAAGGGCTGGCTCGCCTGA
- a CDS encoding glutathione peroxidase, whose product MTPSFGPFLRRTALLLAVLVAPFAASSAHAAPAAETTAASTASCPELLNRQMPRLQDEKPQALCQYAGKVVLVVNTASFCGYTPQYKALEALSARYADKGLVVLGFPSGDFGNQEYGSNKEIAEFCENTFNVKFPMFSKSNVAAGKSDLNPLFADLAKRSGQSPKWNFHKYLISRDGKQVMSFASGVSPDSPQFTQAVEKLVAQPQ is encoded by the coding sequence ATGACCCCGTCCTTCGGCCCCTTCCTCCGGCGAACCGCGCTCCTGCTGGCGGTGCTCGTGGCACCGTTCGCCGCGAGCTCCGCCCATGCCGCGCCCGCGGCGGAAACCACCGCCGCGTCCACCGCATCCTGCCCTGAACTGCTCAATCGTCAAATGCCCCGTCTGCAGGATGAGAAGCCCCAGGCTCTCTGCCAGTACGCAGGCAAGGTCGTGCTGGTGGTCAACACGGCCAGCTTCTGCGGCTACACGCCGCAGTACAAGGCGTTGGAAGCGCTGTCGGCGCGCTATGCGGACAAGGGCCTGGTGGTGCTCGGTTTTCCATCCGGTGACTTCGGCAACCAGGAGTACGGCAGCAACAAGGAAATCGCCGAGTTCTGCGAGAACACCTTCAACGTGAAGTTCCCGATGTTCAGCAAGAGCAACGTGGCCGCCGGAAAGTCCGATCTGAATCCGTTGTTCGCCGATCTGGCCAAGCGCTCAGGCCAATCGCCGAAGTGGAACTTCCACAAGTACCTGATCTCGCGCGACGGCAAGCAGGTCATGAGCTTCGCGTCCGGCGTGAGCCCGGACAGCCCCCAGTTCACCCAGGCGGTGGAAAAGCTGGTCGCACAACCGCAGTGA
- a CDS encoding ferritin, which produces MLYPELFKQLEAVRWNMDTDIPWDKFDASKLTDDQARTIKMNAITEWSALPATEMFLRDNKDDSDFSAFMSVWFFEEQKHSLVLMEYLRRFRPDMAPTEAELHEVRFEFDPAPALETLMLHFCGEIRLNHWYRRAAEWHTEPVIKAIYETLSRDEARHGGAYLRYMKRAMTKFGDEAKAAFAKVGVLMASARRTAQALHPTNLHVNAKLFPRDTIQSRLPDPEWLERWLDTQIQFDTVWENKVVERILHNMSLLMERSFASVQELNRFRKELTQRLAQAAQQAQAGGAAPQAT; this is translated from the coding sequence ATGCTTTATCCCGAACTCTTCAAGCAACTCGAAGCCGTGCGCTGGAACATGGACACGGACATCCCGTGGGACAAGTTCGACGCGTCAAAGCTGACCGACGATCAGGCGCGCACGATCAAGATGAACGCGATCACCGAGTGGTCCGCGCTGCCCGCCACCGAGATGTTCCTGCGGGACAACAAGGACGACAGCGACTTCTCGGCCTTCATGAGCGTCTGGTTCTTCGAGGAGCAGAAGCATTCGCTGGTGCTGATGGAGTACCTGCGCCGTTTCCGTCCCGACATGGCGCCGACGGAAGCCGAGTTGCACGAGGTGCGCTTCGAGTTCGATCCGGCGCCCGCGCTGGAGACGCTGATGCTGCACTTCTGCGGCGAGATCCGCCTGAACCACTGGTACCGCCGCGCCGCCGAATGGCACACCGAGCCGGTCATCAAGGCGATCTACGAGACCCTGTCGCGCGACGAGGCCCGCCATGGTGGCGCCTACCTGCGCTACATGAAGCGCGCGATGACCAAGTTCGGCGACGAGGCGAAGGCCGCGTTCGCGAAGGTCGGCGTGCTGATGGCCAGCGCGCGCCGCACGGCGCAGGCGCTGCATCCGACCAACCTGCACGTGAACGCCAAGCTGTTCCCGCGCGACACGATCCAGAGCCGCCTGCCCGATCCGGAATGGCTGGAGCGCTGGCTGGACACGCAGATCCAGTTCGACACCGTCTGGGAGAACAAGGTCGTCGAGCGTATCCTGCACAACATGAGCCTGCTGATGGAGCGCAGCTTCGCCAGCGTCCAGGAGTTGAACCGCTTCCGCAAGGAACTGACGCAGCGTCTGGCCCAGGCGGCGCAGCAGGCGCAGGCCGGCGGTGCCGCGCCGCAGGCGACCTGA
- a CDS encoding VOC family protein, with translation MKYLHTMVRVTDLEASLNFYRDALGLQEVRRTEHEAGRFTLVYLAAPGDEDAQIELTYNWDAEVYTGGRNFGHVAYAVPDIYAACQRLMDAGVLINRPPRDGRMAFVRSPDNISVELLQDGPALPPAEPWISMANTGAW, from the coding sequence ATGAAGTATCTGCACACCATGGTCCGCGTGACCGATCTCGAGGCCTCCCTGAACTTCTACCGCGACGCGCTGGGCCTGCAGGAAGTCCGCCGCACCGAGCATGAGGCCGGCCGCTTCACGCTGGTCTACCTTGCCGCGCCTGGCGACGAAGACGCCCAGATCGAACTCACCTACAACTGGGACGCCGAGGTCTACACCGGCGGGCGAAACTTCGGTCACGTCGCCTACGCGGTGCCGGACATCTACGCCGCCTGCCAACGCCTGATGGATGCCGGCGTGCTCATCAACCGCCCGCCGCGCGATGGCCGCATGGCCTTCGTGCGCTCGCCCGACAACATCTCCGTCGAACTGCTGCAGGACGGTCCGGCGCTGCCGCCGGCCGAGCCGTGGATCTCGATGGCCAACACTGGCGCCTGGTAA
- a CDS encoding DUF3034 family protein, which yields MIRTLAPLLLVVPLACAAQAQGKLLLTGGVSSIDGAAGGGLTPWALTGSYATSGQVGATAYFTRLPVQDYSLSGYGASVAFGERAELSIAKQDFSAGGTGAALGLPGLKLKQTILGAKFRLVGDAVLDADTWMPQIALGVEYKHLDAGGLAPTLSALGAKRNGVDVYLSATKLFLAQSTLVNVTLRATRANQNGLLGFGGTASGRYSLMPEVSVAYLINKQWAIGAEYRMKPDKLNPSVLGDALREDDWKDVFVAWAPNKHVSLTAAYVDLGRVVPGVQPRRQRGVYGSIQFAY from the coding sequence ATGATCCGAACGCTTGCCCCCTTGCTGCTGGTCGTGCCGCTGGCCTGTGCCGCGCAAGCGCAGGGCAAGCTGCTGCTCACCGGTGGTGTGAGCAGCATCGACGGCGCCGCGGGTGGAGGCCTGACCCCCTGGGCCCTGACCGGCAGCTATGCCACCAGCGGTCAGGTCGGCGCGACCGCCTACTTCACGCGGCTGCCGGTGCAGGACTACAGCCTGTCCGGCTACGGCGCGTCCGTGGCCTTCGGCGAGCGCGCCGAGCTGTCGATCGCGAAGCAGGACTTCAGCGCGGGCGGCACGGGCGCGGCGCTCGGCCTGCCGGGGCTCAAGCTGAAGCAGACGATCCTCGGCGCCAAGTTCCGGCTGGTCGGGGATGCGGTGCTCGACGCGGACACCTGGATGCCTCAGATCGCGCTGGGCGTCGAATACAAGCATCTCGATGCGGGCGGTCTCGCGCCGACGCTGAGCGCGCTCGGCGCGAAGCGCAACGGCGTCGATGTCTACCTGAGCGCCACCAAGCTGTTCCTGGCGCAGAGCACGCTGGTGAACGTGACGCTGCGCGCGACACGCGCGAACCAGAACGGTCTGCTGGGCTTCGGCGGCACGGCGAGCGGCCGGTATTCGCTGATGCCCGAGGTGTCGGTCGCGTATCTGATCAACAAGCAGTGGGCGATCGGCGCGGAGTACCGCATGAAGCCCGACAAGCTCAACCCGTCGGTCCTCGGCGACGCGCTGCGCGAGGATGACTGGAAGGACGTGTTCGTCGCCTGGGCGCCGAACAAGCACGTCTCGCTGACGGCGGCGTATGTGGACCTCGGTCGCGTGGTGCCCGGCGTCCAGCCGCGGCGACAGCGTGGGGTCTACGGGTCGATCCAGTTCGCGTACTGA
- a CDS encoding group 1 truncated hemoglobin, which produces MRSARRMWTAGALALLIGMGVGAPANAADDALYRSLGGEEGIARIVDGMVDRAYADDRIKKKFDGVNPKALKESIRNQFCVLSGGSCKYEGETMKNSHAHLALDKADFNALVEDLQFAMDDQQVPFAVQNRLLALLAPMHRDIITR; this is translated from the coding sequence ATGCGATCTGCTCGAAGGATGTGGACGGCCGGCGCGCTGGCGCTGCTGATCGGCATGGGCGTGGGCGCCCCTGCGAACGCGGCGGATGACGCGCTGTACCGCTCGCTGGGTGGCGAGGAGGGCATCGCCCGCATCGTGGACGGCATGGTCGATCGCGCCTACGCGGACGACCGGATCAAGAAGAAGTTCGACGGCGTCAATCCGAAGGCGCTGAAGGAATCGATCCGCAACCAGTTCTGCGTGCTCAGCGGCGGCTCGTGCAAATACGAGGGCGAGACGATGAAGAACTCGCATGCCCACCTGGCGCTGGACAAGGCCGACTTCAATGCGTTGGTCGAGGACCTGCAGTTCGCAATGGATGACCAGCAGGTGCCGTTCGCGGTGCAGAACCGCTTGCTGGCGCTGCTCGCGCCCATGCATCGGGACATCATCACGCGCTGA
- a CDS encoding response regulator: protein MATILVVDDELGIRALLSEILSDEGHTIELAQNAQQARASRERSRPDLVLLDIWMPDVDGITLLKEWGSTGQLTMPVIMMSGHGTIDTAVEATKFGAMAFLEKPITLQKLLRAVEQALVKTTPRPAPPAAPVIGTVIGNSYPRPESLPPIAPGTMPVQTAGLAPVTPLPHQGLASEQVFELDRPLREARDAFEKSYFEFHLAKENGSMTRVAEKTGLERTHLYRKLKQLGVDLSRNKRGSGI, encoded by the coding sequence ATGGCAACCATTCTTGTTGTTGACGACGAACTGGGCATCCGCGCCCTCTTGTCAGAAATCCTCTCCGACGAGGGGCACACCATCGAACTCGCACAGAACGCCCAGCAGGCGAGGGCGAGCCGCGAGCGATCGCGTCCGGACCTGGTGCTGCTGGACATCTGGATGCCGGACGTCGACGGCATCACGCTGCTCAAGGAGTGGGGCAGCACCGGGCAGTTGACGATGCCGGTCATCATGATGAGCGGCCACGGCACGATCGACACGGCGGTCGAGGCGACCAAGTTCGGCGCGATGGCCTTCCTGGAAAAGCCGATCACGTTGCAGAAGCTGCTGCGCGCAGTCGAGCAGGCCCTGGTGAAGACGACGCCCCGCCCCGCTCCGCCGGCGGCGCCGGTGATCGGGACGGTGATCGGCAACAGCTATCCGCGCCCGGAGTCGCTGCCGCCGATCGCCCCCGGCACGATGCCGGTCCAGACGGCCGGCCTGGCCCCGGTGACGCCGCTGCCGCATCAGGGCCTGGCGTCCGAACAGGTCTTCGAACTGGACCGCCCACTGCGCGAGGCACGCGATGCCTTCGAGAAGAGCTATTTCGAGTTCCACCTGGCCAAGGAAAACGGCTCGATGACCCGCGTGGCCGAGAAGACCGGCCTGGAGCGCACCCACCTGTACCGCAAGCTGAAGCAACTCGGCGTCGATTTGTCGAGGAACAAGAGAGGCAGCGGAATTTAG
- a CDS encoding ATP-binding protein codes for MTKSARLAWLISVTAIAGASGMLAFLLSISTTAQRGFLERHYVWLFWVNVAVATALIVVIGVAGTRLALRVKRGRFGSRLLLKLAGIFAIVGVVPGLLIYTVSYQFVNRSIESLFDQRLASALEAGLALGQDTLENLRTEQTVRTRAAAERWEDGALAPLALERLRDQLGARSVALIAGNGQVVLSAGGESSEIPARPSATLISQARSNGIASRLEGLEDEQAAMQGEARIRSLALLPSSGLQLTNSDRYLMVVKQISGKVISNALNVSAANQEYLQRSLLRDGLRRMYLGTLTLVLILAVFAALLLAVALSNQLVQPLLLLAEGMREVATGDLKAKPVFRSRDELGGLTRSFADMTQQLADARALVELSVTQLESARTHVQTILDNLTAGVIVFDADRRIETVNPGATRILKLPLSAYVGRPLEDLPVLTAFSKDIWQRFELQGSESGEREHWQDSFELQLDEKTALTLLLRGALLPQDARLLVFDDISEVVSAQRSAAWSEVARRLAHEIKNPLTPIQLSAERLQFKLESKLEGNDQAMLVRSVGTIVNQVQAMKQLVNEFRDYARLPAAKLLPLDLNGLVAEVLTLYAEAQEAGQLRADLATDPPLMMGDAPQLRQVIHNLVQNALDAVSHQPDGHVTVRTQKALTEAGELRALRLVIIDNGPGFAENVLKRAFEPYVTTKTKGTGLGLAVVKKIADEHGARIRLVNLPAAGGGDQPPSGAQVSLSFSKLATAPSPAQDAPRPREQ; via the coding sequence GTGACCAAGTCGGCGCGTCTGGCGTGGTTGATTTCCGTGACCGCGATCGCGGGAGCCAGCGGCATGCTGGCCTTCCTGCTGTCCATCAGCACGACCGCGCAACGCGGCTTCCTGGAACGCCACTACGTCTGGCTGTTCTGGGTCAACGTCGCGGTCGCCACCGCGCTGATCGTCGTCATCGGCGTGGCGGGCACCCGGCTCGCGCTGCGGGTGAAGCGCGGCCGCTTCGGCAGCCGGCTGCTGCTCAAGCTCGCCGGGATCTTCGCGATCGTGGGCGTGGTGCCAGGTCTGCTCATCTACACGGTCTCCTATCAGTTCGTGAACCGGAGCATCGAGAGCCTGTTCGACCAGCGCCTGGCCAGCGCGCTGGAGGCCGGCCTGGCGCTGGGGCAGGACACGCTGGAGAACCTGCGCACCGAGCAGACCGTGCGCACCCGCGCCGCGGCCGAGCGATGGGAAGACGGTGCGCTGGCGCCGCTGGCGCTGGAGCGGCTGCGCGACCAGCTGGGCGCGCGCAGCGTGGCGCTGATCGCGGGCAACGGCCAGGTCGTGCTGTCCGCGGGCGGCGAGTCGAGCGAGATCCCCGCGCGCCCCAGTGCGACGCTGATCTCGCAGGCGCGCAGCAACGGGATCGCCTCGCGGCTGGAAGGGCTGGAGGACGAGCAGGCGGCGATGCAGGGCGAGGCGCGCATCCGCTCGCTGGCGCTGCTGCCGAGCAGCGGGCTGCAGCTGACCAATAGCGACCGCTATCTGATGGTCGTCAAGCAGATCTCCGGCAAGGTCATCAGCAACGCGCTGAACGTGTCGGCGGCGAACCAGGAGTACCTGCAGCGCTCGCTGTTGCGCGACGGCCTGCGACGCATGTACCTGGGCACGCTGACGCTGGTGCTGATCCTGGCGGTGTTCGCGGCGCTGCTGCTGGCGGTGGCGTTGTCCAACCAGCTGGTGCAGCCGCTGCTGCTGCTGGCCGAGGGCATGCGCGAGGTCGCGACCGGCGACCTGAAGGCCAAGCCCGTGTTCCGCTCGCGCGACGAGCTGGGCGGGCTCACGCGCTCGTTCGCGGACATGACGCAGCAGCTCGCCGATGCGCGCGCGCTGGTCGAGCTCAGCGTGACGCAGCTCGAAAGCGCCCGCACGCATGTGCAGACCATCCTCGACAACCTGACGGCCGGCGTGATCGTGTTCGACGCGGATCGCCGCATCGAGACCGTCAACCCCGGCGCGACGCGCATCCTGAAGCTGCCGCTGTCGGCCTATGTGGGTCGGCCGCTGGAGGACCTGCCCGTGCTGACCGCGTTCAGCAAGGACATCTGGCAGCGCTTCGAGCTGCAGGGCTCCGAGTCCGGCGAGCGCGAGCACTGGCAGGATTCGTTCGAACTGCAGCTCGATGAGAAGACCGCGCTGACGCTGCTGCTGCGCGGCGCGCTGCTGCCGCAGGACGCGCGGCTGCTGGTGTTCGACGACATCAGCGAGGTCGTCTCGGCGCAGCGCTCGGCCGCGTGGAGCGAAGTGGCGCGACGGCTCGCGCACGAGATCAAGAACCCGCTGACGCCCATCCAGCTGTCGGCGGAGCGGCTGCAGTTCAAGCTCGAGTCCAAGCTCGAAGGCAACGACCAGGCGATGCTGGTGCGCTCGGTGGGCACCATCGTCAACCAGGTCCAGGCAATGAAGCAGCTGGTCAACGAATTCCGGGACTATGCTCGGCTGCCCGCGGCCAAGCTCCTGCCGCTGGATCTGAACGGGCTGGTCGCCGAAGTGCTGACGCTGTACGCCGAAGCCCAGGAAGCGGGACAGTTGAGAGCCGATCTGGCGACCGATCCGCCGCTGATGATGGGCGACGCGCCGCAACTGCGGCAGGTCATCCACAACCTCGTGCAGAACGCGCTGGATGCGGTCAGCCATCAGCCGGACGGCCACGTGACGGTGCGGACGCAGAAGGCCTTGACCGAAGCCGGCGAGCTGCGGGCGCTGCGGCTGGTGATCATCGACAACGGGCCGGGTTTTGCGGAGAACGTGTTGAAGCGTGCCTTCGAGCCCTACGTCACGACCAAGACCAAGGGCACGGGGCTCGGGCTTGCCGTGGTGAAGAAAATCGCCGACGAGCACGGCGCCCGGATCCGCTTGGTGAATCTCCCAGCAGCCGGCGGCGGCGATCAGCCGCCGAGCGGCGCACAAGTTTCGTTATCATTTTCAAAACTCGCGACTGCACCGAGCCCTGCGCAGGACGCGCCTCGGCCGCGTGAACAGTAG
- a CDS encoding DUF4390 domain-containing protein, whose amino-acid sequence MSPPSRPAPLRSWWQHLTLVGVLLALHGWTLAQGVALQVLNAERVEDGLALSFSTRFELPKQAEEALLKGVAVYFVAEVQVLRNRWYWRDARVAQASRTWRLTWQPLTRQYRVSTGGLHQSFDTLAEAISSLRGVSGWRVAETKDIEDDGRYYLEFSYKLDTAQLPRPMQIGLGGSQGWALSVDRNVTLTLEAPSTPPPNRPQP is encoded by the coding sequence GTGTCTCCGCCATCCCGTCCCGCTCCGCTGCGTTCCTGGTGGCAGCACCTGACCCTGGTCGGTGTGCTGCTGGCGCTGCACGGCTGGACGCTGGCCCAGGGCGTCGCCCTGCAGGTGCTGAACGCGGAACGCGTGGAGGACGGCCTGGCCCTGAGCTTCAGCACCCGCTTCGAGCTGCCCAAGCAGGCCGAGGAGGCGCTGCTCAAGGGCGTGGCGGTCTATTTCGTCGCCGAGGTCCAGGTCTTGCGCAACCGCTGGTACTGGCGCGATGCCCGCGTCGCGCAGGCCAGCCGGACCTGGCGCCTGACCTGGCAGCCGCTGACGCGGCAGTACCGCGTCAGCACCGGCGGCCTGCACCAGAGTTTCGACACGCTCGCCGAGGCGATCTCGTCGCTGCGCGGCGTGTCCGGGTGGCGTGTCGCCGAGACCAAGGACATCGAGGACGATGGCCGCTATTACCTGGAGTTCAGCTACAAGCTGGACACCGCGCAGCTCCCGCGGCCGATGCAGATCGGCCTGGGCGGCAGCCAGGGCTGGGCGTTGAGCGTCGACCGCAATGTCACACTGACGCTGGAGGCCCCCTCCACGCCACCGCCCAACCGCCCTCAGCCTTGA